The genomic region ATAGCGGTCAATGGTGGCCGCGCGGTGGACCTCCTCGGGGTGGTCCCGGGTGATCTTTTGCGGGTGGCCGGGTGACATTCAACTGTGGAATGCTGCCTCGGTGGGTGAACACGTAGTTCCCGTGGGCTGTCCCTGTTGCGCCTCTCGAACGGGCGGCGGGACCTGCCCGGTCTGCTTCTGGACAGACGACGGCCAGACCGACGCCGATGCCGATGCGGTGCGCGGTGGCGCCAACGGCGACCTGAGCCTGACCTACGCCCGGCTCAACTACGCCGTCTACGGGGCCAGCCACCCACGCTATCAGGACATGGTGCGCCCGGCCCGCCCCGACGAGCGCCCCTGACGGCGCCCGGCGGGGCGGGACTGGGTCAGCAGACCGGCACGGTGCCGCCGTACACGGCGGAGATGTACGCGTGGCTGACGTACTGCCCGCTGGCCAGCCGGTTCCATCTGGTGGTGGTCCGGTAGGGGCCGGCCACCGACTGTCCGGTCACGTAGCAATGGATCGGCACGTTGGCGAACCGTGCGGCGAGCCCACGGACGGCGTACGACGTGCTGGCCCCGCTGCGGATGTTCAGCGGCCCGTCGCCGACGACACCGCGCGGCCCTCCCCCGGTCCACAGGTAGGCGACGTCCACCCAGGCGTTCGTTGTCAGTTTCAGGCCGTCCCAGAAGGTGCCGTCGGCCAGGTCGATGCCGGCAGGGTTGAGCACGGTACGCCCGAACTGGTCCCGCCCGCCGTTGTAGCCCGACTGGTAGGCGGCCTGCGCCTCGGGGCGACCCTGCGGCAGGTTCTTCCAGTTCTCCCGTACTGCCGACGGGTTCCAGTAGTCGTCGCGGGTGTTCCACGGCCCGACGTCCCAGACCGGGGCGTACTCGCAGCGGGAGCCCGTGGTGGTGCAGACCCGCACCGTGTAGTCGCCGGTGTTGAGCGGGGACAGGCCGCGACGTGACGGCAGGGCCACGAAGTGGTCGCGCGGCTGCACTGTGCGGCCGTTTGCGGTCACCTCGCCGACCAGCCCGATGCGGGTCGCGTACACCCGGTAGGTGAGCCCGGGTGTGGCGGCGGAGACGGCTGCTGTCGCGTCGGCGGTGAGCTGGACGGCGCGTACCGTCGCGGTGGTGCCGCCGTTGCGCGCGGTCAGCACCACACGGGTCTGCACCTGGCTGACCGGTCTGTCGAAGACGGCGCCGCCGGTCGCGGCCCGCCATTCGGTCCAGCCGCTGACCCGCCAGCCGCGGACCAGCACCTCGACTGACGCGCCGGAGGGGACGTCCGCGGTGATCTCGGCGCGGACCCGGGTGGCCGGGCGGGCCAGGGTGCGCGGGGCGGTCAGCAGCATGCCCTCGGCGACCGCGTTGTGCGGGCTGCGAGGGCTGCGTCCGGTGGTCCGGGACTCGCGTAGCCGCAACCCCGCGGGGGTACGCCGGACGTTGACGTCGTCGCGGTCCACGACGGAGAGGTCGGTGCTCCAGCGCTCGCCGCCGGGCGCGACGGCGGTGAGCGTCACGGGACCGCTGGCGGCGGAGGTGGCGGCGGAGAACCCACTGGTGAGGGGCACGAGGGCGACCGTGAGCGCGAGGGCGAGGACAGCGGCGAGGGCGGTGGGGCGGATACGACAATGAGGTCGTTTCATGGGCGATCTCCTCAGATATCCCCTGACCCTGTCATGTCAGGAGATCATGAGGAAGGTGGCTACAAATAGCGATACATGCGAGTCTTGCTCGACCGAGGGAGGATGGCAGGGTGCCCGAGGGTGACACCGTCTGGAACACCGCGCGCGTGCTGCACCGTGCCCTGGCCGGCGCGCGGCTCACCGGCAGTGACTTCCGGGTGCCGCGACTGGCCACCACCGACCTCACCGGCTGGACCGTCCGCGAATCGGCAAGCCGGGGCAAGCACCTGCTGCTCCGGCTCGCCGCCCTCGACGGAACGCACTGGACACTCCACTCACACCTGCGGATGGACGGCGCGTGGCGGGCGTACGCGCCGGGGGAACGCTGGAGCGGCCGCCCCGCGCACCTGATCCGGGTGGTGCTGCGCAGCCCCGGCGCGGTCGCGGTCGGCTACCACCTGCACGACCTGGCGCTGGTGCCGACGGCGGAGGAGGACGAGCTGGTCGGTCACCTCGGCCCCGACCTGCTCGGCCCGGACTGGGACGCGGCAGAGGCGGTCCGCCGGCTCGCCGCCCGACCCACCGAGACGATCGGCGAGGCGCTGCTCGACCAGCGCAACCTTGCCGGGGTGGGCAACCTCTACAAGTGCGAGGTGCTGTTCCTGCGGGGCGTGTCACCGTGGACGCCGGTCGGCGCGGTGCCGGACCTGCCCGCCACCGTGGCTCTCGCGCAACGCCTGCTGGCCGCGAACCGGGGCCGCTGGACGCAGAGCACCACCGGCTCGCTGCACAGGGGGCAGACCAGCTACGTGTACGGCCGCCGTGCGCAGCCCTGCCGCCGCTGCGGCACCGCCATTCGCAAGGAGGAGTTGGGCGAGCGGGTGACCTACTGGTGTCCGGTCTGCCAACCGGGGCACACGCCGCCCGGTTGACGAGCCTCGTTGATCGAGGTCATCACAGATACGGACGATTGGGTAATTCCTATCTGGCCGTTGGCGTCGCATGCTGCGATTGAATGCTCACCGATCGTCAGCAGAGTGCCGAGGTCCGCCACGTCGGAGTGGCGTGTCTCGTGCCCCGACCCCGGGGAGAGCCATGGCGATGTTTCGCAGACTCCGCTCCACGTTCTTCGACCGGCCCACACACGTGGGCGACGGCGCCGCCAACGGCCGGGTGGCACCTGTGCCGGCGGCCCGCGCCCCCGAGGAGGCGGCTCCGGCCGCGAGCCTGGACCCGGCCGCCGCGCCCCGATGCTTCGGCCCGGTGCCCAACTTCGCGTACAGTCCCCGCCCGACGCGCGACCCGGACGGTCAACTGACGCCGGGTACCGGCCTGCGGAAGTTCGTCGACGCGCTGCCCACCCCGGGCGAGCTGGGTCGCACCGACCTCGGCTCGTACCTGCCGGTCGCGGTGCCCGACACGATCAGCTACCCGGGCTGCGACTACTACGAGATCGGCCTTCAGGAGTACGCCCAGCGGCTGCACCGGGACCTGCCGGCCACCCGGCTGCGCGGCTACCGGCAGCTCAACCTGGGCACCGACGTGTCCGGCCACAACACCGTTGTGCCTCCGGAGCGGCCCTGGCACCTCGGCCCGATGATCCGTGCCCGGCGTGGGCGGCCGGTGCGGGTGAAGTTCATCAACCAGTTGCCCACCGGCCGGGCCGGCGAGTTGTTCCTGCCTGTCGACGAGACAGTCGAGGGCGCCGGCATCGGCCCGCTTGACGGCCCAGCCCCCTACCCGCAGAACCGGGCGGTGCTGCACCTGGCCGGGGCGCAGACCGGCTGGACCAGCGCCGGCAACCCCGAGCAGTGGATCACCCCGGCCGGGGAGATCACCCCGTACCCGACAGGGACCAACCTGACGCACGTGCCGGACATGCCGCCGCCCGGCGTGGGTGCCACCACGCTCTACTACCCGAACGAGCAGAGCGGCCGGCTGCTGTGGTTCCACGACAACACACTCGGCCTGGCCCGGCTCACCGTCTACGGCGGACAACTCGCCCTCTACCTGCTCACCGACCCGGCCGAGGACCAGCTCGTCGCGGACCGGATGCTGCCTGCCGACCAACTGCCACTGGTGATCGAGGACAAGACGTTCGTGCCCGACGACACCCAGTTGGCCGCCGAGGACCCGACCTGGGACCGGGAACGCTGGGGCGCCCGGGGCAGCCTCTGGCACCCCCACGTCTACCAGCCCCGGCAGAACCCGTACCGCTCCGGCGGACGCAACCCCACGGGCCGGTGGGACTACGGCCCCTGGTCGCGCAACCCGGCACCGGACGGCAGCCGCTCCGACGGCTGGCCCACAGCGGACGGCTGGCCCGTCAAAGGCGGGTCCGCCGGCGGTCCACCGCTGGCCGGGCCGGGCCCGGTGCCGAACCCGCACCACGACCCGGTGGGAGCACCAACCGAACCTCCGCTGCGCCCCGGGGTGCCGCACCCGTCAGCGGTGCCCGAGGCGTACGGCGACACGCCCCTTGTCAACGGCGTCGCCTACCCGTACCTGGAGGTGCGTCCCCGCACGTACCGGTTCCGGATCCTCAACGCGTGCCTGGACCGCAGCCTCAACCTCCAGCTCTACCGGGCCTGCTCGGACGCGCCGATGTGGACCGAGGACGGGAGCCTCGCCGACGGGGACGCCGGGGAGGTGCCGATGGTGCCCGCCGTGCGGGCGGCGGGCCAGCCGGCCGGATGGCCTACCGACGCGCGCGACGGCGGTGTTCCGGACCCGCGTGCGGCCGGGCCGTCGTTCATCCAGATCGGCAACGAGGCCGGGCTGCTGCCCGCCCCTGTGGTGCTGCCGAACCGGCCGATCAGCTACCGCTACGACCGGCTCGACCCGACGGTGCTCAACGTCGACGGGCACACGCTGCTGCTCGCCCCCGGTGAGCGCGCCGACGTGCTCGTCGACTTCTCGGCCGTACCGTCGGACAGCACGCTGATCCTCTACAACGACGCCCCGGCGCCACTGCCCGGCTTCGACAGGCGCTACGACCAGCACACCGACGCGCCGGACCGGACCGCCGAGGGCGGCCCGCCACCCACCGAGCCCGGGTACGGCCCGAACACCCGGACCCTGCTCCAGTTCCGGGTGACCGGAGCACCGGCGGAGCCGTACGACCTGGACCGGCTGCGCGAGCGCCTGCCCGTGGCGTACGCGGCCAGCCAGCGCCCGCCGATCGTGCCGCAGCCGGCGTACGATCCGGCGTTCGGCACCCGGACGGCGGCGGAGACGACGGTGCCGGTGCACGCCACAACTGTGACGTTCACTCCCACCGGCGGTTCCGGCCCGGTGACCCTGCCGATCGAGGTCAAGGCCGCACAGCAGGTCTTCGAGCCGGGGCACGGCAGGCTGACCGGTCGGCTCGGCGTCGGCCACCCGCAGGCCGGGCCGCTCACGTCGGCGACGCTGCCGCTCGGCGCCACCGACCCGGTCACCGAGGTGCTGTTCGCCGCCGACCCGGCCGTACCGGTCGGAGCGCCCACCGACGGGACGCAGGTCTGGCGGATCAGCGGAAACGTCCGGCAGAGCGAGGCGCTGCGGTTCGGCGGCTGCGACGTGCAGGTGGTCAACCGGGTCGGCTGGGACGGCACCCTGCGTCCACCACACGGCGCGGAGCTGGGCTGGAAGGAGATCGTCCGGGTGCATCCCCGGGAGGACGTGGTGGTGGCGTTGCGCCCTGTCGCGCCGGCCCTGCCGTTCAAGCTTGGCGACAGCGTGCGGCTGCTGGACCCGGGTCGGCCCGCCGGCGCGCGTACCGGGTCGACTCCGGTCAGCCCCGCCGACGGGCGACCCGCAGTGGTGGTCAACCAACTTGTCAACATGGGTTGGGAGTACCGCTGGCACAGTCAGCTCGCCGGCCACCGTGACCTCGGCATGACCCGGCCGTTGGTGCTGCGGGTGACGCCGAGGGCGCCCACCGGCCTGACTGCCACACCGGTGCCCGGCTCGGCCACCGCGTTGCCGGCGATCGCGCTGGCCTGGACGGGCAACGGTGGACGCCCGCCCGCGACAAGCCATCTGCTGCAACGGGCCACCGACGTGACGTTCACCGGCGAGGTCACCACGATCACCGTCGCGGCGGCCGCCACCCGGTACACCGACGCGACTGTCACTCCCGGGGTCACCTACCACTACCGGATCCGGGCGGAGAACGAGGTCAGCTACTCGTCCTGGTCGAACAGCGTGCCCGCCTCGGTGCAGTTGACAGCGCCGAACGGTCTGCTGGCGGCGATCCCGCCGGCCGCCCCGCTGCGGGTGGCGCTGCGCTGGACGAACCGGTCGTTCGCCACGGGCATCGACGTGCAGCGCGCCACCAACCCGACCTTCACCAGCGGGCCGGGCACCACGGCGATCGGGGTCGGCGACAACCACCTGGACGCCACCATCGCCCCGGACACCACGTACTACTACCGGGTCCGGACCACGTACCTGGGCGCAGCCTCGGCCTGGTCGACGATGGCGACGGTGAGCACCCCGCCCGCGCCGGCCACCCCGGTCGGGTTGACGGTCACCGCCAGCGCGCCGGGGCCGGACACCGCCACTGTGACCCTGGGCTGGGCGGCGAACACGCCCGCCGGCCCGGGTGCGGGGTTCATCGTCCAACGGGCGCTGGACCCGGCGTTCGGCAGGGAGGTGGCCACCTTCACGGTGACAGGTCGCGGCTTCACAAACACCGGGCTGGCCCGGGGCACGACGTACCACTACCGGATCCGGTCGTTCAACGTCGTCGGCAGCTCGCCGTACACCGGGCCGATCCCGGTCACCACCCCACCGTGACGGCCGGGTGGGCTCGGCTCAGCGGGTGGGCGCGCGCAGCGGACGGTCGACGGCGCGCAACTCGGCCAGGGCCGAGGCCACGCCGTGCAGCAGGTCGGTGGCCTCGGTGAGCCTGTCGGCGGCCGGATGGGTGGGCTCCGGTCGGGCGTCCTCGGCGAGGTAGCCGGCGGCGGCGACCACGAGCCGCTCGTAGGCCGCCACGCCGCTCTCCAGCTGGGCGGTAAGCGTGCGGTGCGCCTCGGTGAGCGACGCGCGGGCGTCGGTCGGGGCGAGGCGCAGCGCGCGTTCGACGCTCGCCGCCCGCTCGGCGAGTTCGCGTAGCGACCGGTCCGCGTCGGCGGCCTCCAGCACGGCGGGTTCGGCCAGCCCGGTGAGCCGCGGCGCCATCCCGGCGAGGGTCAGCGAGGCCCTGTCGAGTCGTGACCAGTGCTGCCCGGCGGTGGTGCCGCGCAGGGCGACCCGGTTGCGGACCCGCCGGGCCTCGGCCAGCAGGCCCGAGCCGACCGGCAGTCGCTCGACGGCGGCCACCAGCCGGGCACGGGACCGGGCCGCGGCCTCGGCCGGGTTCAGGGCAGGGGGCGCGGGCTGGGCGGCGAGCGCACGCAGGTCGAGCCAACGCCAGGCGGCCAGCGCCACCGCACTGCCCGCGGCGCCGGCCCAGGCCGCGTCCGGCAGACCGAGGCCGGCGTACGGCGTCAGCACCGCTGCCGCGCCGCCGAGCCCACCGGCGAATACGCTCCACCGTCGGGCCGATCGGCGCAGCCGATTCAGCCGACGGAAGTACCGCGTCCGCTCGTCTGCCACCGTGACCTCCTCGGGCCGGTCGTTCAACCGGCGGCGGTCGGGTCGCCGGTGCCCCGCTCGCGGGCCATGCTGGCGCGCAGCTCGTCCAGCCGGGCGGCGGCGGCCGGGTCACCGGCCGGGGTCGCCGAACCTGCCGCTTCGCCCTGCGACACGGCCGGGCGCTGCGCGGAGCCACCGAGCTGCTCCCCCGCCATGCTGGAGCGGATCTGCTCCAGCCGGGCCGAGCCCGCCGAGTCGATTGTCGCCTTCTGGATCTCCAACATCCGGCCTTCGACCGAATTGCCGGCCAGCTCCGCGCGGCCCATGGCGTTGGCGTACCGCCGCTCGATGCGGTCGCGCACCTCGTCCAGGGACGGGGTGTTGCCCGGAGCGGTCAGCGACGACATCGACTCCAGCGAGTGGGCGACCGTCTCCTGCATCTTGGCCTGCTCCAGCTGGCTGAGCAGCTTGGTGCGCTCGGCGAGCTTCTGCTGAAGGATCATCGAGTTGTTCTCGACCGCACGGCGGGCCTGCGCTGCCGCGCCGAGGGCCTGGTCGTGCAGGGTCTTCAGGTCTTCGGTGGCCTGCTCGGCGGAGACCAGCTGGCTGGCGAGCGTCTGTGCGGACTGCTCGAACCGCGACGCCTCGGCCTCGTCGCCCTTGGCGCGGGCCTGGTCGGCAAGCACGAGGGCCTGCCGGGCGTTGCCCTGCAGCCGCTCGACCTCGGACATCTGCCGGGACAGCTTCATCTCCAGCTGGCGCTGGTTGCCGATCACGGCGGCAGCCTGCTGGACCAGTGCCTGGTGCTGCCGCTGGGCATCCTCGATGGCCTGCTGGATCTGCACCTTGGGATCGGCGTGCTCGTCGATCTTGGCGCCGAAGAGCGCCATCAGGTAGTTCCAACCCTTGACGAACGGGTTCGCCATCTCCGCGGTATCCCCTCAGTAGCGTCGTTCCGCCACGGTCAGGTCGGATGGACCGACCGACCGCGACCCGGCCGATCTCCATCGTCCCAGTCGGACGCCGACGTGGCATCCGTACCGGACGGTCGACGGGCACCGGCGGCTCCTGCCGGCCACCCTACGCGGCCCGCGCCACCTCGCCCATGGTCAACCGGACTGATGACTCAGGCGGCGCAGACCACATCGCGGTCGCGCTCGGTGGGACGCACCCGCGTGCTGCGCAGTGTGGCCCGCAGCGGCGAGTCCTGCCGTACCGAAACGGCGACCTTGCCATCGGAGCTGACCTGGCGCACGGCCCGGTTGGACCTCTTGCCGACGGCGGCCCCCGCGCCCACGGGCGTGGCATCGGCCGGCTCGTTGGCCATTCCGACGAGCACCTCGGGCATCTGTTCGGCGAGCGCCACGGTGTCGCTCACCTCACGCAGCAGCTCGGACAGGCGGGCACCGAGGGCGTCACAGATGGCGGCGAGCAGCTCGCTGGACGGCTCCTTGTGCCCGCGTTCGATCTCGGAGAGGTAACCAAGGCTGACGTTGGCGGCGGTGGACACCTCGCGCAATGTGCGCTGCTGCCCCTGCCGGCGCGCCCGCAGTGCGTCACCGATGACTCGGCGCAGTAGGACCATCGCACCTCCCCCTGAGGGATACCTCTCGCCCGGCGCTGGGCAGCCGGTCGCGGCGGACCGCACCGACCCCGAGCGTCGGAGCCTTCCCGCAACCGTACCCGGTGCGGGGCCCGGCGACATCCCACCCCGCCTGTCGGTTCGGACGGATCGACTCATCGGCGCGCCGCGTCAGCGGCTTCCAGCCCGTCCCGAGCGGCTTCGTCGGCGGCGTGGATCCGCTCGGCGAGCAGCCGCAGCGCCGCCACCACGGCGGCCGAGCGGACGTGGTCGCGCCCGCCGTCCAGGTCGAGTTCGCGGACCTCGCCGCCGTTCGGCCCGGCGACAGCCACGTAGACCAGGCCGACGGGCTTGCCGTCCTGCGGCTCCGGGCCGGCCACCCCGGTCGTGGCGATACCCCAGTCCGCGCCGCAGCGCCGCCGGCCGCCCTCCGCGAGCGCGGCAGCCACGTCCGGGTCGACCGGGCCGCGCTCGGCCAGCAGATCGTCGGGTACGCCGGCCAGCGTGGCCTTCAGCTCGGTGGCGTAGACCACGAGCCCGCCCTGGTAGACCCCGCTGACCCCGGCGATCTCCACGATCGAGGCGGCGAGCAGGCCACCGGTGAGCGACTCGACGGTGGCGAGGGTCTCGTGCCGCTGCGCCAGACTGTGGACGACACCCGCCGCGGGACTACCCGCCGACTCTTCAGAATCCCGCGCCATGAACTCCGTCCTTCCCTACCAGCCCCAGCCCAACCCTCTGCGACGGCCGCGTCGACCATGAAGGTGTCGCCCGGCCACGCCGAGGTTCCATGATCGACGACGCAGGTCGGTGTCAGCGGCGGAGGCGGAGGGCCTGGGCTATGTAGTCGAAGCCTGTCGCCACCGTCACCACTACCGCTCCGGCCATGATCCAGGGACCGACGTCGGCCAGGCCTGCGGGCATCGGCCAGAGGTACCAGGCGATGGCCAGGGTCTGCAGCGCGGTCTTGAGCTTGCCGCCCCGGCTGGCCGCGATCACGCCGTGCCGGATCACCCAGAACCGCAGCCCTGTGATGCCCACCTCACGGGCGAGGATCAGCGCGGTCACCCACCAGGGCAGCCTGTCGTACCAGGAGAGCAGCACCAGGGCCGCGCCGGTGAGCGCCTTGTCGGCGATCGGGTCGGCCACCTTGCCGACCGAGGTCACCAGCCCGAACCGGCGGGCGATCCAGCCGTCCACCAGGTCGGTCGCCGAGGCCACCGCGAAGATCAGGCACGCCGCCATCTGCCAGCCGGCGTGCGTCATCCCGGACATGATCACCGACGCGGCGAAGACCGGCACCAGCACCAGCCGCAGCGCGGTCAGGGCGTTCGCGGCGTTGAGCACGGGCACCTGCGGCACCACCCGGGGCGGCGTCGACTCCGTCACCCCGGTCACCGCCTCGCCCCGCTCGGGTCGCCGTGGCGTTCCCGGTATCGCGCCACCTGGCTCCCCCGCTCCGCTCGGCCCCGCCGTCACCGTGCCGCGCCGGGCGCCGCCGAGATCATCTCATCCGGCACCGC from Micromonospora profundi harbors:
- a CDS encoding CPCC family cysteine-rich protein yields the protein MVAARWTSSGWSRVIFCGWPGDIQLWNAASVGEHVVPVGCPCCASRTGGGTCPVCFWTDDGQTDADADAVRGGANGDLSLTYARLNYAVYGASHPRYQDMVRPARPDERP
- a CDS encoding CinA family protein; the protein is MARDSEESAGSPAAGVVHSLAQRHETLATVESLTGGLLAASIVEIAGVSGVYQGGLVVYATELKATLAGVPDDLLAERGPVDPDVAAALAEGGRRRCGADWGIATTGVAGPEPQDGKPVGLVYVAVAGPNGGEVRELDLDGGRDHVRSAAVVAALRLLAERIHAADEAARDGLEAADAARR
- a CDS encoding PspA/IM30 family protein produces the protein MANPFVKGWNYLMALFGAKIDEHADPKVQIQQAIEDAQRQHQALVQQAAAVIGNQRQLEMKLSRQMSEVERLQGNARQALVLADQARAKGDEAEASRFEQSAQTLASQLVSAEQATEDLKTLHDQALGAAAQARRAVENNSMILQQKLAERTKLLSQLEQAKMQETVAHSLESMSSLTAPGNTPSLDEVRDRIERRYANAMGRAELAGNSVEGRMLEIQKATIDSAGSARLEQIRSSMAGEQLGGSAQRPAVSQGEAAGSATPAGDPAAAARLDELRASMARERGTGDPTAAG
- a CDS encoding Fpg/Nei family DNA glycosylase: MPEGDTVWNTARVLHRALAGARLTGSDFRVPRLATTDLTGWTVRESASRGKHLLLRLAALDGTHWTLHSHLRMDGAWRAYAPGERWSGRPAHLIRVVLRSPGAVAVGYHLHDLALVPTAEEDELVGHLGPDLLGPDWDAAEAVRRLAARPTETIGEALLDQRNLAGVGNLYKCEVLFLRGVSPWTPVGAVPDLPATVALAQRLLAANRGRWTQSTTGSLHRGQTSYVYGRRAQPCRRCGTAIRKEELGERVTYWCPVCQPGHTPPG
- a CDS encoding helix-turn-helix domain-containing protein, which codes for MVLLRRVIGDALRARRQGQQRTLREVSTAANVSLGYLSEIERGHKEPSSELLAAICDALGARLSELLREVSDTVALAEQMPEVLVGMANEPADATPVGAGAAVGKRSNRAVRQVSSDGKVAVSVRQDSPLRATLRSTRVRPTERDRDVVCAA
- the pspM gene encoding phage shock envelope stress response protein PspM; the protein is MADERTRYFRRLNRLRRSARRWSVFAGGLGGAAAVLTPYAGLGLPDAAWAGAAGSAVALAAWRWLDLRALAAQPAPPALNPAEAAARSRARLVAAVERLPVGSGLLAEARRVRNRVALRGTTAGQHWSRLDRASLTLAGMAPRLTGLAEPAVLEAADADRSLRELAERAASVERALRLAPTDARASLTEAHRTLTAQLESGVAAYERLVVAAAGYLAEDARPEPTHPAADRLTEATDLLHGVASALAELRAVDRPLRAPTR
- the pgsA gene encoding CDP-diacylglycerol--glycerol-3-phosphate 3-phosphatidyltransferase, whose translation is MTGVTESTPPRVVPQVPVLNAANALTALRLVLVPVFAASVIMSGMTHAGWQMAACLIFAVASATDLVDGWIARRFGLVTSVGKVADPIADKALTGAALVLLSWYDRLPWWVTALILAREVGITGLRFWVIRHGVIAASRGGKLKTALQTLAIAWYLWPMPAGLADVGPWIMAGAVVVTVATGFDYIAQALRLRR